Genomic segment of Polycladomyces abyssicola:
AGCGATTCCACCAGCGGAAACGCACAGGAGCAAATCCCGAAAATCGTGTTGCTGTTGGCGTACCTGCACTCCGCTGCGCAATCGGTACCCGGGGATTGGCAGGCTGCGTTTGGACCGTTGGGATTCACCGCTGGGTTTGCGCTTTACGCATACGGGGTGCATCGTGCATTTTTCGACTGGCGTCCCGAAGAACCGGAGCAATTCACATCTACCCCGCTTCCGAAGCATCCGCCGGCTCGCCGCGTCATTCTCGTGGTGATTGACGGTTGCCGCAAGGACCGGTTGGAAGAGGCGGATACGCCGTTTTTGGACTGGCTGAAGCGGACGGGTACGGAGTACACGCGCATGGAGACCATTTATCCCGCACGGACGGTAGTCTGTTTTTCCACGATGTTTACCGGGGCGTATCCGCGTGATCACGGCATCACGAGCAACATGGTGTGGAAATTGGGCGTCCGATGCGAGAGTGTTTTTGACAAACTGCGGGAAGCGGGAAAAACGGGACGCTTGTTGGGGATCGCTCATCTGGTGGACGCTTTCGGTGATGATGTGGATACGGTAACCGCGGTGATGAAGAACGATGAAGCTGACGCGCACATCATGGCCAGAGCTCGTCAGATCATGGAGGAAAAACAGCCCGATCTTTTGGCCGTACAGCTGATCGCCACTGACCAGACGGGGCACAGCCGTGGTCCGCTGTATGAGGAGTACCGGGAAAAAATTGAAGAAGCCGACCGGCATATTCAGTCGTTTTACCAGTGGTTGAAAGAGAAAGGCTATCTGGAAGACGCCCTGTTTATCGTGTGCGCTGATCACGGACAATCCGACGGAATCGGCGGTCATGCCCATCTGGATGAGGGGGAACGTTTTGTGCCGTTCATCCTGCACGGACCGATGGTTCGTGAAGGACACCGTGTTGATGCACTCCGCAACCTGACTTCGGTCACGCCGACCATCTGCTATGCGTTGGGGGCTCCCTATCCTGACCGGTCGCGTGGGCCCGTTTTGATGGAAGCGTGGAAACCGGAAGCATGTGTGTCCGCATCGGCAACGGGCGATGGTTCTTGAACCAGATCGGTTCTAAGGTTTGTCTGGTCATAACGTAGGAAGTATGGATCAGTCACACCCGATGGCATCATAAATGAAACAGGACGAAAGGAGGGATATGACGGTGCTCTTGTATGTAGTGATCCCGGCGTGGAATGAGGAAGAATCAGTGGGAACCGTGATACGGAAAGTACCCCGCCATTTTCGCCCGGATGTGGAGGTAAAGGTGCTGCTTGTTGACGACGGTTCGACGGACGGAACGGTGGAAGCTGCCAAGGGAGCGGGAGCGGACGAAGTTCTCTCGTTTCCGCAAAATCGGGGATTGGGTGCTGCTGTCCGCGAAGGATTGAAGGAAGCGTGGCGTCGGGGTGCCGACGTGGCGGTAATGATCGACGCCGACGACGAATATCCCGCCGACGAGATCCCGCAAGTGGTGGCACCGATTCTGAACGGGGATGCCGATTATGTGATGGGTTCACGGTTCAAGGGAACGATCCGCGGGATGCGTATGCACCGGCGCTTGGGGAATTATGTATTTACCCTGTTGCAGTCGCTGTTGCTTGGTCGATGGATTTACGACGGACAGTCCGGGTTCCGGGCGTTCAGCCGGGATGTGTTGAGAGATATGGAGATCATCCATGACTACAACTATGCTCAAGTGATGACCCTTAACATTGTGCGGCAAGGTTACCGGATGATGGAAGTTCCGATCACTTACAAGGTACGGGAAACGGGGGAATCCTTCATCAAGGGTTGGACATATCTGAGACGGGTGATTCCGGCGATTTGGCGGGAGATGCGCCGCCCCGTCAAGCAAAGGAAAGAAGGGGAACTGGGACGGGATCGGGTGTGACGGAGTTTGTATACCCTCCGTTTCGTCAACAATGCGGATAAGCCCTCCCATACATTGAATCACCGATGGGCGGTTGATATAATAGAAAATGACATGGTTTTTGCAACAGATGAACACCCCCAACTTCCATGATGGGGAGGAGTAACCGACTGTCGTCTATCACCAGAGAGCCGGGATGGGTGAAAGCCGGCATAGGCGCTGAGGTGAACATGTCCCCGGAGAAGCCGCAACGAAACCCTTCTGGGTGAGTAGGGGCGGCCGTGGCCGGCGTTAACGGCGCAGTGTAACACTGATCGAGGGCACGTGCCGCGAGGGCGTGCTGAAAATGGGTGGTACCGCGTGAGAACAACCTCTCGCCCCATGCTGAAGGGTGAGGGGTTTTGCTTTTTTGAGAACAACCAGGGTATGTCCGATTTGCCAGACACGCCCGAGGGTGAAAGGAGAGAGAATCACCATGAGCGAGAAGCGTTCCTTCTACATTACGACACCGATTTATTATCCCAACGACAAGCTGCACATCGGGCATGCGTACACCACTGTGGCGGGGGACGCGATGGCCCGTTACAAGCGGCTTCGCGGCTATGATGTCATGTACCTGACCGGAACGGACGAGCATGGTCAGAAAATCCAGCGCCGTGCCAAGGAAGCCGGGAAATCGCCGCAGGAATTCGTCGATGAGATCGTGGCCGGGATCAAGGAGCTGTGGGAGAAACTGGACATCTCTTATGATGATTTTATCCGGACCACGCAGGAACGCCACAAGAAGGTCGTGCAGAAGATCTTCCAGCGTCTGCTGGATCAAGGGGACATTTACCTGGGTGAGTACGAGGGTTGGTACTGCACCCCTTGTGAATCGTTCTGGACCGAGCGCCAGCTCAAAGACGGCAAATGTCCGGACTGTGGTCGACCGGTAGACAAGGTGCGGGAGAAAAGCTACTTCTTCCGGATGAGCAAATATGTGGACCGTCTGCTTCAATACTACGAGGAAAATCCGGAGTTTATCCAGCCGGAATCCCGCAAGAATGAGATGATCCAGAACTTCATCAAACCGGGACTGGAAGATCTGTGCGTCTCCCGGACGACATTTGATTGGGGGATTCCGGTACCGGGTGATCCGAAGCACGTCATGTACGTTTGGCTGGACGCGCTGACCAACTATATCACAGCCATCGGGTATCTGTCCGACGATCCGGAGAAACAAAAGCAGTTTGAAAAGCATTGGCCCGCCGACGTACACATTGTGGGCAAGGACATCGTCCGTTTCCACACGATTTATTGGCCGATCATTCTGATGGCGCTCGATCTCCCGTTGCCCAAAAAGGTGGTCGCCCACGGTTTCTTCACCGTCAAAAACGAGAAAATGTCCAAATCCAAGGGCAATGTGGTGGACCCGATTCCGCTGATCGAACGGTACAGTCTGGATGCGCTCCGCTATTACCTGTTGCGTGAGGTCCCATTCGGGTCGGATGGCGTGTTTACGCCGGAAGGGTTCGTGGAGCGGATCAACGCTGATTTGGCCAACGATCTGGGCAACTTGCTCCACCGGACGCTGACCATGGTAGAGAAATACTTTGACGGTATCGTACCAGTATATGTGGAAAATGCCACCGAACATGACGCGGCTCTGGTTCGGTTGGCCGAAGAAACCGTCAACCGAGTGGAGAAGGCGATGGAAAGCATGCAGTTTTCCATCGCACTGACGGCCATTTGGGATCTGGTGCGCGCGGGCAACAAGTACATCGAGAACACTCAACCCTGGGAATTGGCCAAAGATCCTGCCAAAAAGGACACGTTGGGCTCGGTGCTGTATCATCTGCTGGAGGTATTACGCATTGTCAGCGTACTGGTGCAACCGTTCATGACGCAAGTTCCGCGAAAAATGTGGGAGCACTTGGGCATTTCCGCGGGGGATCAGACGGAGTGGGAAAGCGCCCACCGGTTCGGAACCCTGCCGCAAGGCCTCAGGGTGAAAAAAGGAAAGCCGTTGTTCCCGCGCTTGGATGTGAAACAGGAAGTGGAGGCAATCAATGCGATGATCGGGGGTACAAAAATGAGCGGCGAAGCCGAAACCAAGAAAAAAGAGAAAGACGAAGCGTCGGTTAAAGAGAACAATCTCATCAGTATCGACGATTTCGCCAAAGTGGATCTGCGTGTGGCGGAAATCGTGGCAGCCGAGCGGATTGAAGGAGCGGACCGCCTGCTGAAATTGCGGTTGGATTTGGGAAATGAACAACGTCAGGTGGTCGCCGGGATCGCACAATACTATCAGCCGGAGGAACTCACCGGGCAAAAAGTAATCATGGTAGCCAACCTGAAACCGGCCAAATTGCGGGGTGTCCTCTCCGAAGGCATGGTACTCGCTGCCAAGGACGGGGACCGGTTGGTTCTGTCCACGGTATCGGGTGACATCCCCAACGGTACACGGGTGAAGTAACTTCAGGATGGGGTGATTGGCCCTGGACTTTTTCGGGTGACCTGTTTCCCGGTTAAGCGACTGTTGGGACGTGAACGGGAGCGAGTGAGGAAAAAGCAGTCACCCGGAAGCGAATCGGTTACCGGTGGACTCTGAGAGTATATGAAGAGCCGAGACCGGGTGGCGATCGGTTCAGTGGGAGAGATTGGTTCGCCACTTGAACCATATACCATGATGTAGCAAACCCACTACGCAGTCGTGTCTGGTCATTTGATCGTGTTTCGCAAAAAGGGTCCATTGGCTGGCACTTTCCTCTAAGCGGAGCGTACTTTTCTGCATCGTGTGCTTCCGGTTGCTTCCTTACGGGAAGAAAGTGAAATAAGCTCCGGGAAAGCGATGCGGACGAATTTGGTCAGATACGCTCTAGTGGGATGAGCACCACTCATTCATCCGATTGTATAACCTGTCGCGTAATGTCCCCCTTTCAACCTACGATGGAAATACCCACGGGCCCTCCCGATGGGCGCCGTGGGCTTTTAGACGTCATTTACTGTAAATATGGGTGGAAAATTGGAAGGACATCCAGTATTGTAATTACAGAGAGGGGGATAAGGGTTCAAGATGAGTAGAGAAGCGCGCAACGCCGGTGACTGGTGGAAGGCCGCCGTGACTGCTTTGTTGCTGGCGATCGTGATCCGGTTGTTTTTCTTTCAGCCTTACGAGGTACAAGGAATGTCCATGTATCCCACATTTCATGGCCGGGAACTGTTGATCGTCAACAAGTGGATTTACAGTATCACCAAGCCGTCATACGGAGATATCGTGATTTTTCATACAGAAGAAAAAAGGGATTTCATCAAACGAGTCATCGGCTTGCCGGGAGACGTCATCGCGATCCGCAACGGACATGTATACCGGAATGGACGACAACTCAAGGAACCCTATATCGTCGAACCGACCGATTCGGATCTGGAGCCGACGACTGTGCCCCCCGGTCACCTCTTTGTAATGGGGGACAACCGCAATCAAAGCAAGGACAGCCGGGAGCTCGGAGCGATCGACATGAATGACGTCGTTGGTCGTGCGGAGGTCATTGTCTTTCCCTTCCGACGCTTCGCTTTGCTGTCCGTTCATTGAAACCCCGAAAAAACAGCCAAGGATCGGATCAGGAGGCATATTATCATGTTGTTTGACAGCCATGCCCACTTGAATGACGCTCAATTTGATAATGACAGGGAAGAAGTGATTCGTCGCGCACGGGAAGAATACGGTGTCTCCCGCGTGGTGAATATCGGCTACAACCGTGAGACGATTCGCACCGCGTTGGCGTTGGCCGAGCGGTATGATTTCATCTATGCCGCCATCGGATGGCACCCCCATGATGCAAAGGAGATGACCGACGACGATCTGACCTGGATCGAATCACTGACAGAGCATCCCAAAGTGGTGGCGCTCGGCGAGATGGGCTTGGACTATTACTGGGATAATTCGCCCCGCGATATTCAGCAGGAGGTATTTCGCCGACAAATCCGGCTGGCGCGGAAGGTTGGATTGCCGATCATTATTCATGATCGGGATGCTCATGAAGACGTCCTTCATATTTTGCGCGAAGAAAAAGCGGAGGAAGTCGGCGGCGTCATGCATTGTTTCAGTGGTGATTGGGCATTTGCGCAGCACTGTCTGGACCTGAATTTTTACATCGGTCTGGGCGGACCGGTCACGTTTAAGAATGCCAAGCTGCCCAAGGAAATAGCCCAAAAAGTGCCCATCGACCGTTTGTTGATCGAAACGGACTGCCCGTATTTGGCTCCCCATCCCCATAGGGGAAAACGGAACGAAACGGGCTATGTGCGGTTGGTGGCGCAGACCATCGCGGAGCTGAGGGGCATGACGCTGGAGGCATTGGCGGAACAAACGACTGCCAATGCATGCCGGTTGTTCGGTATTGAAGCATAAGAGATAAGTCGGACGGTCCACACTAAGAAAACCACAAAGGGGTCTCTGATGCTATGATGTGTCTGGACAGTATTCGCCAGACACGCCCCAGTATCCCGCGGACCATCAGGCTGTTATAGGAAAGAAGGTTACGTTGGGTGTTTACAGGCAAGTTGAAAGAGATCATCGTAGTGGAAGGCAAAAACGACACCGCGGCCGTGCGACGCGCCGTTTCGGCGGACACGCTGGAAACGGGCGGCGATGCAGTGGATGAAACAGTGTTGGCGGCGATTAAACAGGCCCAAGCAAGGCGCGGTGTGATCATCATGACCGACCCGGATGGTGCGGGCGAACGCATCCGCCGAATCATCTCGCAAAGGGTGGAGGGTTGCAAGCACGCATTCCTGACACGGGAGGAAGCCACCGGCAAAGACGGCATCGGAGTGGAGCACGCCTCCCCGGAAGCGATCCGGCGAGCACTGTCCGAGGTTCGAAGCGGAACGGAATCTGAAGGTAACGATGAGGTGACGTGGGGAGAATACCTGGACGCGGGATTGGCAGGAGGGGTCCGCGCGCGTCGCCTCAGGGAATCGATGGGTCGACATTTGGGGATTGGCTATGCCAATGCCCGGCAATTTTTCCGCCGCATCCAAATGTTTCGCATCACCCGATCGGAGTTTCGGGAAGCGTTGATCCAAGCGGAGAAGGAGGAACAAGGTGGAACGACAACCCATCACCACCCAAACCCGTAAATTATTGTCACGGCATCAAATCGCATTAAAAAAGAGCTTGGGGCAAAACTTTTTAACAGATGCCCATGTTATTGGGAAAATCATTCGTTCGGCGGAACTGGACAGAGAAACCGGCGTCATCGAAATCGGGCCGGGGATCGGTGCGTTGACCGAGCAGCTGGCCGAATACGCCGGCGGAGTGGTGGCTGTGGAACTGGATGACCGATTGGTACCGATTCTTCGTGAACAATTTCAAGGGCAAAGCCGGGTGTCCATCATTCACGGTGACGCCATGAAGGTGGATTTTCGCCGGTTAATCGGGGAGCATTTAAACGGGTTAACCAAATACGCCGTGGTGGCCAATTTGCCATATTATATTACATCCCCGATTCTGATGCGTTTATTGGAAGAGCGTTTGCCGCTCACCCACATTGTGGTCATGATCCAGAAAGAAGTGGCCGAGCGGTTACGTGCCAAACCGGGAACCAAGGATTACGGTTCTCTGACGGTCGCGGTTCAATACTTCGCGGAAGTCTCCTGGGTGGCAACCGTGCCGAGGCATGTGTTTGTGCCGCGTCCCAATGTCGATTCCGCCGTTGTTCGTCTTTCCGTTCGACCGAAACCCGCCGTGCACGTACGTGACGAAAGGCTGTTTTTCCGTGTGGTACGGGCGGCGTTCAATCAACGGAGAAAGACACTGTCCAATGCCCTTTCGACGTTGTTGTTGAATGGGAAAAACAAGGAAACACTCAATCGATGGTTGGAGGAAGTGGGGATTGACCCGCGTCGCAGGGGGGAAACCTTGAGTTTGGAGGAATTCGCTCGTTTGGCGGATGGTCTGGCTGATCATTTGGGAACCAAGCCGAATGGATCAGGTTGTTGACAAATATCGTGAAGGCTTTCGCGTACTTTGTCAGCAGTTTCATTGACCCGGGCGCAAGCTCGGCAGTACATGGAGGAAAGGCCATTGAATTTCTACCATCCTCGAAAAGGGCGGTTTACCATCGAAGAAGTTATTGCCGATATGCGCCAATACATGGAAGCGGATCGCTCTGCCCGATACAAAGTTGTCATCGGAACCGATTCACAGACCAACCAACAGGAAACCTTGTTTGTCACGGCCATCATCGTCCAACGTGTCGGCAAGGGAGCCTTGTTTTACTATGCACGCAAGCGCTCCCACCCGATATTTGATTTGCGGTATCGGATCTACAAGGAGACGGAGTACAGTTTGGACTGCATGGAGCAGCTGAAACAACACGGTTTGTTGGAAGTGTCGACTGACATCCCGGTGGAGATCCACTTGGATGTGGGGAAACATGGGGAGACGCGGACGCTGATTCAGGAGGTCGTGGGCTGGGTGACGTCCGTCGGTTACACAGCGAAGATCAAACCGGATGCGTTTGCGGCCAGTGCGGTGGCGGACCGATTTACCAAATAATCCATTGGGTATAAATGGTTTTTTTCCAGTTTTGAAAAAAAGTTTCGCAAAAGGCGTTGACAAAATCTTTGTCCCACTGCTATAATCGTGTGTTCGTTTGACAAATGAGGCCTCACTTGCTATAATAAAGTCAAGTGAGGTGGTCGTCTCGTGGGCAAAAACGCGCTGACTGAAATCAAACAAACGCTGGATGGTTACATCGGACACCGGATTCGCCTCAAAGCGAACAGTGGCCGCCGCAAAACCATCGAGCGTACCGGCGTGTTGGAGGAAACGTATCCCTCCGTTTTTATTGTGAAGTTGGACGAAGACCAACACGCTTTCAAACGCGTTTCGTACAGTTACGCGGACATCTTGACAGAGTCGGTGGAGCTGACCGTCTATGAAGACGATCAGCAAGTACGTGTCAAATACGTTAAAAACTAATAGAACACGGTGACGTGTTCTATTTTATTTTTTCCTCGCAAAAAATCAAGACCAAATGCAGATACTAAGCGAAGTCCGCGGCCAATGATCAAAGGGGGTATCTGCATGGCACGCAGAGGTAACGTCATGTCGGAGGCCTTGAAGGTCGAAATCGCGAAGGAACTGGGCTTTTATGACGTGGTCCAGAAGGAAGGTTGGGGCGGGATCAAAGCTCGTGACGCAGGTAACATGGTGAAACGGGCGATTGAGATCGCGGAAGCGAGCTTGACCAAAAAATAGCCGCGGATCGGGTTGGGGTATCCCCCCAACCTTTTTCATCTCATATGGGATTTTCCCGCACTGGTACCTACATTTTCTCGAAACGTGATACAATAAGAACACTTGCGGAGAATGCGGGCGTGAGCGAGTGACACTATCGGGACGGCGGATCCAAAGTGGCGGCAAGAGGGGAGGCAGGGTAGATGGAAGTGTCGGAAAAGGCACCGGCGAAAATCAATTTGACTTTGGACGCCTTACATAAGCGTGAAGATGGATATCATGAATTGGAAATGGTCATGACCACGATCGATCTGTCCGATCGGATTGAGTTGGCGGACATCGATGGTGATGACATCGTGCTGGAGAATACCTCCGGCCTCATTCCGCAGGACGAACGCAATTTGGCTTATCGGGCGGCCGATTTGCTCCGTCAACGAATGGGCATCACCCGCGGCGTCAAAATCACGATTCACAAACGGATTCCTGTAGCCGCAGGACTAGCAGGCGGCAGTAGCGATGCGGCCGCCACATTACGCGGTCTCAACCGGTTGTGGCAGTTGGGATTATCGCTGGAGGAACTGGCCGAGCTGGGAGCGGAGATCGGATCGGATGTCCCGTTTTGTGTTTGGTCCGGAACGGCGTTGGCCAAAGGCCGGGGGGAAATCCTGACGCCTGTGGCACCGCCGCCACCTTGCTGGGTCGTGTTGGCCAAGCCCCAGCATGGCGTTTCTACGGCCGAAGTGTTTCAAGCTCTGCGTGTGGATCGAATTGAGCGTAGGCCGAATACAGAGGCGATGATTCAGGCACTGGAGCAGGGAGATTATCGCGGCATCTGCCGGCATTTGGGCAATGTGTTGGAAGAAGTGACGATGCAGATGTATCCTGAAGTAAAGCGACTCAAAGAGAAGATGCAGCAATTCGGTGCCGACGGTGTGTTGATGTCGGGAAGCGGTCCCACCGTGTTCGGACTGGTTGACCGCGAATCACGGGCGCGTCGCATTGTCAACGGTTTGCGGGGATTTTGCCGTCAAGTATATGCTGTCCGTATGTTGGGATCAAACCAACCTCTATTACTTGATAAAAGCCGAACAATATGATATATTCCATAAGGATACATTCGGTTTTCATGGGGGTTAGGGAATGAACAAATGGAAGCGGAGCGCACGCATCGTCGACATGACGCGTCAGCTCATCCAGCATCCGCATCGTCTCATCCCGCTCAGTACGTTTGCTGAGCGGTACGATACAGCGAAATCGTCCATCAGCGAGGATCTGACCATCATCCATGAGGTGATGAGCACCACAGGTCAAGGCGGTTTGGAGACATTGGCCGGTGCGGCCGGCGGTGTCCGTTATATCCCGGGTATGGACAGGAAAACAGCAGAGGAAGTGATGCGGTCACTCTGCCGCGAGTTGTCCAATCCTGACCGCATCTTACCCGGTGGCTTTTTGTACATGTCCGATCTGTTGGGACAACCGGCACTACTGCGCGAAATCGGTCAGATTTGGGCATCCGTGTTTGCCAAGGAACAGGTGAATGCCGTTGTCACGGTGGAAACGAAGGGGATTCCCCTGGCGTTGGCGGCCGCCGCGCATCTGGGTGTACCGGTGGCGATCGTGCGTCAGGGCAACCGGGTGACGGAAGGCTCGGTGGTAACTGTCAATACGGTGTCCGGCTCCAGCAGGCGAATTCGTACTCTTTCTTTGTCGCGCCGCTCGTTGAAGGAAGGATCACGCGTGTTGATCATCGATGATTTCATGAAAGCGGGTGGCACCATTCGCGGAATGATCGATTTGCTTTCCGAGTTTCAGGCGGAAGTGGTCGGTGCCGGTGTACTGGTGGAATCGGCTGCCCAAGAACGTCTGGTGGAGAATGTGGTGTCGCTGGCCAAAATCAAGTCGATTGACGAAAAACAACGGACGGTGGATGTCCAGTTGGGCAACCTGTTTGAGAAAGGATGGGAGGTCGGATGAAGCGAATCCAAACTTCTGCGGCTCCGCAAGCGATTGGGCCGTATTCGCAAGCGATTCAAGCTGGGAACATGGTGTACACGTCGGGTCAGATTCCGCTGACACCGGAAGGAAAACTGGTCGAAGGTGGCATTGTTGAGCAAACGCATCAGGTGATGAAGAACTTGCAGGCCGTACTGCAAGCCGCCGGAACCGATCTGAACAAAGTGGTAAAGACGACGATCTTTTTGGCTGATATGGAAGATTTTCAACAAGTGAATGAAGTCTATGCGCAGTATTTCAAGGAGCCACACCCGGCCCGTTCATGCGTACAAGCAGCGCGTCTTCCCAAAGATGTACGAGTGGAAATTGAAGCCGTAGCAATTGTCGATTGAATTCAACAAAAAAATCCATTTTCTTGGTGTGAAATTGAAGGATTTTCATCACCCATGAAGAATAGGTGAGTGGACATCTATATGGAAATGGGTGGTGAATCAGATTGGAAATTACAAACGTTCGTCTGCGCCGTGTCAACCGTGAAGGACGCATGCGCGCGATCGCTTCCATTACGATTGACGGTGAATTTGTCGTCCATGACATCCGCGTTATTGACGGAAACAACGGCATGTTTGTGGCGATGCCCAGCAAGCGTACGCCGGACGGCGAGTTCCGCGACATTGCCCACCCCATTTCACCTTCGACACGGGAAAAAATCGAAGCCGCCGTACTCGCGGAATATGAACGCGCCGGCGAGTTGGAAATGAAAGCGGACGTTTATCCTTTGGACGCTTGAATCAAAGTCTGCGGTCATCGTTATATATTGGAAGATGCCCGTCCGTGTCATTGTCGGATGAGGCAGTGGCAGCCTTTGATAGAGGTATCGCAGGCAGACATGAAGTGGAAACGGTTTCTTGCTGACGAAATTAACC
This window contains:
- a CDS encoding glycosyltransferase family 2 protein, which produces MLLYVVIPAWNEEESVGTVIRKVPRHFRPDVEVKVLLVDDGSTDGTVEAAKGAGADEVLSFPQNRGLGAAVREGLKEAWRRGADVAVMIDADDEYPADEIPQVVAPILNGDADYVMGSRFKGTIRGMRMHRRLGNYVFTLLQSLLLGRWIYDGQSGFRAFSRDVLRDMEIIHDYNYAQVMTLNIVRQGYRMMEVPITYKVRETGESFIKGWTYLRRVIPAIWREMRRPVKQRKEGELGRDRV
- a CDS encoding ribonuclease H-like YkuK family protein translates to MNFYHPRKGRFTIEEVIADMRQYMEADRSARYKVVIGTDSQTNQQETLFVTAIIVQRVGKGALFYYARKRSHPIFDLRYRIYKETEYSLDCMEQLKQHGLLEVSTDIPVEIHLDVGKHGETRTLIQEVVGWVTSVGYTAKIKPDAFAASAVADRFTK
- a CDS encoding alkaline phosphatase family protein, whose amino-acid sequence is MKKASRIEKIAARCWNVLNEGKPFTPVFVVGVFVLYQALWGTFDAGAIGWALLLAVPLFAVIYRYDFPLHLRWYLWPPAVMYIGWLGGFSLELQLWAMGWYFFFTVIFWGTIYYHLRIGIPLDNYKRFWRLVLKNSDSTSGNAQEQIPKIVLLLAYLHSAAQSVPGDWQAAFGPLGFTAGFALYAYGVHRAFFDWRPEEPEQFTSTPLPKHPPARRVILVVIDGCRKDRLEEADTPFLDWLKRTGTEYTRMETIYPARTVVCFSTMFTGAYPRDHGITSNMVWKLGVRCESVFDKLREAGKTGRLLGIAHLVDAFGDDVDTVTAVMKNDEADAHIMARARQIMEEKQPDLLAVQLIATDQTGHSRGPLYEEYREKIEEADRHIQSFYQWLKEKGYLEDALFIVCADHGQSDGIGGHAHLDEGERFVPFILHGPMVREGHRVDALRNLTSVTPTICYALGAPYPDRSRGPVLMEAWKPEACVSASATGDGS
- the ispE gene encoding 4-(cytidine 5'-diphospho)-2-C-methyl-D-erythritol kinase, yielding MEVSEKAPAKINLTLDALHKREDGYHELEMVMTTIDLSDRIELADIDGDDIVLENTSGLIPQDERNLAYRAADLLRQRMGITRGVKITIHKRIPVAAGLAGGSSDAAATLRGLNRLWQLGLSLEELAELGAEIGSDVPFCVWSGTALAKGRGEILTPVAPPPPCWVVLAKPQHGVSTAEVFQALRVDRIERRPNTEAMIQALEQGDYRGICRHLGNVLEEVTMQMYPEVKRLKEKMQQFGADGVLMSGSGPTVFGLVDRESRARRIVNGLRGFCRQVYAVRMLGSNQPLLLDKSRTI
- the rnmV gene encoding ribonuclease M5 → MFTGKLKEIIVVEGKNDTAAVRRAVSADTLETGGDAVDETVLAAIKQAQARRGVIIMTDPDGAGERIRRIISQRVEGCKHAFLTREEATGKDGIGVEHASPEAIRRALSEVRSGTESEGNDEVTWGEYLDAGLAGGVRARRLRESMGRHLGIGYANARQFFRRIQMFRITRSEFREALIQAEKEEQGGTTTHHHPNP
- the veg gene encoding biofilm formation stimulator Veg gives rise to the protein MGKNALTEIKQTLDGYIGHRIRLKANSGRRKTIERTGVLEETYPSVFIVKLDEDQHAFKRVSYSYADILTESVELTVYEDDQQVRVKYVKN
- the rsmA gene encoding 16S rRNA (adenine(1518)-N(6)/adenine(1519)-N(6))-dimethyltransferase RsmA, which produces MERQPITTQTRKLLSRHQIALKKSLGQNFLTDAHVIGKIIRSAELDRETGVIEIGPGIGALTEQLAEYAGGVVAVELDDRLVPILREQFQGQSRVSIIHGDAMKVDFRRLIGEHLNGLTKYAVVANLPYYITSPILMRLLEERLPLTHIVVMIQKEVAERLRAKPGTKDYGSLTVAVQYFAEVSWVATVPRHVFVPRPNVDSAVVRLSVRPKPAVHVRDERLFFRVVRAAFNQRRKTLSNALSTLLLNGKNKETLNRWLEEVGIDPRRRGETLSLEEFARLADGLADHLGTKPNGSGC
- a CDS encoding TatD family hydrolase; translation: MLFDSHAHLNDAQFDNDREEVIRRAREEYGVSRVVNIGYNRETIRTALALAERYDFIYAAIGWHPHDAKEMTDDDLTWIESLTEHPKVVALGEMGLDYYWDNSPRDIQQEVFRRQIRLARKVGLPIIIHDRDAHEDVLHILREEKAEEVGGVMHCFSGDWAFAQHCLDLNFYIGLGGPVTFKNAKLPKEIAQKVPIDRLLIETDCPYLAPHPHRGKRNETGYVRLVAQTIAELRGMTLEALAEQTTANACRLFGIEA
- a CDS encoding small, acid-soluble spore protein, alpha/beta type produces the protein MARRGNVMSEALKVEIAKELGFYDVVQKEGWGGIKARDAGNMVKRAIEIAEASLTKK
- the metG gene encoding methionine--tRNA ligase codes for the protein MSEKRSFYITTPIYYPNDKLHIGHAYTTVAGDAMARYKRLRGYDVMYLTGTDEHGQKIQRRAKEAGKSPQEFVDEIVAGIKELWEKLDISYDDFIRTTQERHKKVVQKIFQRLLDQGDIYLGEYEGWYCTPCESFWTERQLKDGKCPDCGRPVDKVREKSYFFRMSKYVDRLLQYYEENPEFIQPESRKNEMIQNFIKPGLEDLCVSRTTFDWGIPVPGDPKHVMYVWLDALTNYITAIGYLSDDPEKQKQFEKHWPADVHIVGKDIVRFHTIYWPIILMALDLPLPKKVVAHGFFTVKNEKMSKSKGNVVDPIPLIERYSLDALRYYLLREVPFGSDGVFTPEGFVERINADLANDLGNLLHRTLTMVEKYFDGIVPVYVENATEHDAALVRLAEETVNRVEKAMESMQFSIALTAIWDLVRAGNKYIENTQPWELAKDPAKKDTLGSVLYHLLEVLRIVSVLVQPFMTQVPRKMWEHLGISAGDQTEWESAHRFGTLPQGLRVKKGKPLFPRLDVKQEVEAINAMIGGTKMSGEAETKKKEKDEASVKENNLISIDDFAKVDLRVAEIVAAERIEGADRLLKLRLDLGNEQRQVVAGIAQYYQPEELTGQKVIMVANLKPAKLRGVLSEGMVLAAKDGDRLVLSTVSGDIPNGTRVK
- the purR gene encoding pur operon repressor; its protein translation is MNKWKRSARIVDMTRQLIQHPHRLIPLSTFAERYDTAKSSISEDLTIIHEVMSTTGQGGLETLAGAAGGVRYIPGMDRKTAEEVMRSLCRELSNPDRILPGGFLYMSDLLGQPALLREIGQIWASVFAKEQVNAVVTVETKGIPLALAAAAHLGVPVAIVRQGNRVTEGSVVTVNTVSGSSRRIRTLSLSRRSLKEGSRVLIIDDFMKAGGTIRGMIDLLSEFQAEVVGAGVLVESAAQERLVENVVSLAKIKSIDEKQRTVDVQLGNLFEKGWEVG
- the lepB gene encoding signal peptidase I; translation: MSREARNAGDWWKAAVTALLLAIVIRLFFFQPYEVQGMSMYPTFHGRELLIVNKWIYSITKPSYGDIVIFHTEEKRDFIKRVIGLPGDVIAIRNGHVYRNGRQLKEPYIVEPTDSDLEPTTVPPGHLFVMGDNRNQSKDSRELGAIDMNDVVGRAEVIVFPFRRFALLSVH